A stretch of Fimbriimonadaceae bacterium DNA encodes these proteins:
- the der gene encoding ribosome biogenesis GTPase Der, whose protein sequence is MQTRSKLPVVVIVGRPNVGKSTLFNRTIKKRVAVVEDTPGITRDRLYAEAMWNGKHFTLVDTGGIVFQDEDPLIEQIKVQVEVALAEADVVLFVADATTGPVAGDYELADRLRGFPKPVLLVINKADHPGRDDAANEFYSLGLADVWPVSGLHGRGVADVLDEVARLLPDVDPTEVAEEIALAIVGRPNVGKSSLLNAFTGEQRAIVSNIPGTTRDAIDTQIEYRDERFRLIDTAGLRRRGKIQGSVEYYMANRATRAIERSDCALVVVDGSEGLTDGDKRVAKLAHDGGKACIFVINKWDVKEPPDGQPKKASLHKKDFLRILRDEVPELSYAPACFTSAKEGAGLEPVLDTVLKAMEGYNLRISTGQLNRIIQDAVFERPYSSKGRPLKIYYATQVSSRPPSFAIFCNNPDLMHFSYQRYLENKIRKAYPMEGTPIRVSVRTSHKK, encoded by the coding sequence ATGCAAACCCGCTCCAAGCTCCCCGTCGTCGTGATCGTCGGCCGACCCAACGTCGGCAAAAGCACGCTGTTCAACCGGACGATCAAGAAGCGCGTCGCCGTCGTCGAGGACACACCCGGCATCACGCGCGACCGGCTGTACGCCGAGGCGATGTGGAACGGCAAGCACTTCACGCTCGTCGACACCGGAGGCATCGTCTTCCAGGACGAGGATCCCCTGATCGAGCAGATCAAGGTCCAGGTGGAGGTCGCGCTCGCCGAGGCCGACGTCGTGTTGTTCGTCGCCGACGCGACGACCGGGCCGGTCGCCGGCGATTACGAACTCGCCGACCGGCTGCGAGGGTTCCCAAAACCCGTCCTCCTCGTGATCAACAAGGCCGACCACCCCGGCCGCGACGATGCGGCGAACGAGTTCTACAGTCTCGGCCTCGCGGACGTCTGGCCCGTCTCGGGCCTGCACGGGCGCGGCGTCGCCGACGTCCTGGACGAGGTGGCGCGCCTCCTGCCGGACGTGGACCCCACCGAAGTCGCGGAGGAGATCGCCCTCGCGATCGTGGGCCGGCCCAACGTGGGCAAATCCTCGCTGCTGAACGCGTTCACGGGCGAACAGCGTGCGATCGTCTCCAACATTCCCGGCACGACCCGCGACGCCATCGACACCCAGATCGAGTACCGCGACGAGCGGTTTCGGCTCATCGACACCGCCGGCCTCCGGCGTCGCGGGAAGATCCAGGGCAGCGTCGAGTACTACATGGCGAACCGCGCCACGCGGGCGATCGAGCGGTCGGATTGCGCCCTGGTCGTCGTGGACGGCAGCGAAGGCCTGACCGACGGCGACAAGCGCGTGGCCAAGCTCGCGCACGATGGGGGCAAGGCGTGCATCTTCGTCATCAACAAGTGGGATGTGAAGGAGCCGCCGGACGGCCAACCCAAGAAGGCGTCCCTCCACAAAAAGGACTTCCTGCGCATCCTGCGAGACGAGGTGCCCGAGCTCTCCTACGCTCCCGCCTGCTTCACCAGCGCCAAAGAGGGCGCGGGCTTGGAGCCGGTGCTCGACACGGTGCTCAAGGCCATGGAGGGTTACAACCTCCGGATCTCCACCGGACAGCTCAACCGCATCATCCAGGACGCGGTGTTCGAGCGGCCGTACAGCAGCAAGGGGCGCCCGTTGAAGATCTACTACGCGACCCAGGTGAGCAGCCGCCCCCCCTCGTTCGCGATCTTCTGCAACAACCCCGACCTCATGCACTTCAGCTACCAGCGCTACCTGGAGAACAAGATCCGCAAGGCGTACCCGATGGAGGGGACGCCTATCCGCGTGAGCGTCCGCACCAGCCATAAGAAGTAG
- a CDS encoding ABC transporter permease encodes MAKTVRGGWSPWPLAESFFTFVGEIVLLLLDAARRLPRRPWELRETVQQMAFIGAASVPIVALTNFFSGAVLALYSTEFLLRYGGGSFVGGTVGLAVSREIGPVLAGIMVAARCGSAMAAQIGTMAVTEQIDALKMLSVHPTNYLVIPRMVAAIAMLPVLALVGIYTGVAGGWLVAMASGVPSPVFLQSLQQYVKPWDFVGGMVKTPVFGLIIALVACQQGLRTRNGAVGVGNSTTNTVVISMVMVYVANYFLAAILFR; translated from the coding sequence ATGGCCAAGACCGTACGTGGGGGCTGGTCTCCTTGGCCGCTGGCCGAAAGCTTCTTCACGTTTGTGGGGGAGATCGTCCTGCTGTTGCTCGACGCGGCGCGCCGCTTGCCGCGGCGACCCTGGGAGCTGCGGGAGACCGTCCAGCAGATGGCGTTCATTGGGGCGGCCTCCGTACCGATCGTGGCCCTGACCAACTTCTTCTCGGGTGCGGTGCTCGCGCTCTACTCCACCGAGTTCCTGCTGCGCTACGGGGGCGGATCGTTCGTCGGGGGCACCGTTGGGCTCGCCGTTTCGCGGGAGATCGGTCCGGTGCTCGCCGGCATCATGGTGGCGGCGCGCTGCGGATCCGCGATGGCCGCCCAGATCGGGACGATGGCCGTGACGGAGCAGATCGACGCGCTGAAGATGCTGTCGGTCCACCCCACGAACTACCTCGTGATCCCGCGCATGGTCGCCGCGATCGCGATGTTGCCGGTGCTCGCGCTGGTGGGCATCTACACGGGCGTGGCCGGCGGATGGCTTGTGGCGATGGCCTCCGGTGTCCCGAGCCCGGTGTTCCTGCAATCGTTGCAGCAGTACGTGAAGCCCTGGGATTTCGTGGGTGGCATGGTGAAGACTCCGGTTTTCGGGCTGATCATCGCCCTGGTCGCGTGCCAACAGGGCCTGCGCACGCGCAACGGCGCCGTGGGAGTGGGGAACTCGACGACCAACACCGTCGTGATCTCGATGGTGATGGTGTACGTCGCAAACTACTTCCTAGCCGCCATCCTGTTCCGCTAG
- a CDS encoding YchF family ATPase, which produces MKVGLIGFASSGRSTLYRAASRGLAKGDVTAIPVPDPRFDAIVAQVRPKKITPATVMLHDDLDAAQGGPKMFSQRFLDAARKMDLLLHVVRAFESPMAPFHAEVDPLRDQDSIDVELVLADLQIVENRLERLEKSLTARSPGQPDYLEKTIFQNLKTPLEEGTPIRALDLDEDAQTIVRNYQFLSAKPMVVAFNVNEAEAGKPSEKLAARIEALAMKETPAFTVAAPIEEEIAQLDPADQAEFLASMGLDQPAADRVIQSVYQALGLHTFFTAGENETRAWPLKVGATALKAAGTIHTDIAKGFIRAEIVHWEDYVACGSLDKAYSAGKMSLEGKEYVIRDGDLIHIRNKS; this is translated from the coding sequence ATGAAGGTCGGACTCATCGGATTTGCCAGCTCGGGACGCAGCACGCTTTACCGCGCGGCGTCGCGCGGTTTGGCCAAGGGGGATGTCACCGCCATTCCCGTGCCCGATCCGCGTTTCGACGCGATTGTGGCCCAGGTTCGACCCAAGAAGATCACACCCGCCACGGTGATGCTCCACGACGATCTCGATGCGGCCCAAGGCGGGCCGAAGATGTTCTCCCAGCGGTTCCTCGACGCGGCGCGAAAGATGGACCTGCTGCTCCACGTCGTGCGCGCCTTCGAATCGCCGATGGCGCCCTTCCACGCGGAAGTGGACCCGTTGCGCGATCAAGACTCCATCGACGTCGAGCTCGTGCTCGCCGACCTGCAGATCGTCGAAAACCGACTCGAACGGCTTGAAAAGTCGCTCACCGCGCGGTCGCCCGGCCAACCCGACTACCTCGAAAAGACGATCTTCCAGAACTTGAAAACCCCGCTCGAGGAGGGCACTCCGATCCGTGCGTTGGATCTGGACGAAGACGCCCAGACGATCGTGCGCAACTACCAGTTCCTCAGCGCCAAGCCGATGGTTGTCGCCTTCAACGTGAACGAGGCCGAGGCCGGCAAGCCCTCCGAGAAGCTCGCGGCCCGTATCGAAGCCCTGGCGATGAAGGAAACCCCCGCCTTCACGGTGGCCGCACCGATCGAGGAGGAGATCGCCCAACTCGACCCGGCCGACCAGGCCGAGTTTCTCGCCTCGATGGGACTCGACCAACCCGCGGCCGACCGGGTGATCCAGTCCGTCTATCAGGCGCTCGGACTGCATACGTTCTTCACGGCGGGCGAAAACGAAACCCGCGCGTGGCCGCTGAAGGTCGGCGCGACCGCCCTCAAGGCCGCGGGCACGATCCACACGGACATCGCCAAGGGCTTCATCCGCGCGGAGATCGTGCACTGGGAGGACTACGTCGCCTGCGGCTCGCTCGACAAGGCTTACAGCGCCGGAAAGATGTCGCTCGAAGGGAAGGAGTACGTGATTCGGGACGGCGACCTCATCCATATCCGGAACAAGAGCTGA
- a CDS encoding FHA domain-containing protein: protein MNDESGKTQSLASDPNRTQLGAPPSADPNRTMMGTAPTLNATQTIKPIQCPVCKTFNPAGVMFCVECGLIFDKALPDDAFGAPAVQLPVLVDSSGREHPLRPGTNVLGREGDVLVADARASRRHAQVSSEEGVLTIEDLGSTNGTLVNGEKLEPGSSRKLENGDKLSLGGVELVLSQPGQATATAAIPSNKTAAIPSAPTVATSVAKLVGDGVEYPLHEGVNTFGRKSENDVAITDPYVSGRHGTIEIAEDGLFVTDTGSTNGTMLNDAKLTANMRTAITEDDVIRLGSLEFKVRRQP, encoded by the coding sequence GATCCCAACCGCACGCAGTTGGGGGCGCCCCCGAGCGCCGACCCGAACCGAACCATGATGGGAACGGCCCCGACGCTCAACGCGACGCAGACGATCAAGCCCATCCAGTGCCCCGTCTGCAAGACGTTCAACCCGGCGGGCGTGATGTTCTGCGTCGAGTGCGGCTTGATCTTCGACAAGGCCCTCCCCGACGACGCGTTCGGCGCGCCGGCCGTCCAACTCCCCGTGCTGGTCGACAGCTCGGGACGCGAGCACCCCCTCCGACCGGGCACGAACGTGCTCGGCCGGGAAGGCGATGTGCTGGTCGCGGACGCGCGCGCCAGCCGCAGGCACGCCCAGGTGTCGTCCGAAGAGGGCGTGCTGACCATCGAGGATCTGGGCAGCACCAACGGCACCCTGGTCAACGGCGAGAAGCTCGAACCAGGGTCCAGCCGCAAACTGGAGAACGGGGACAAGCTGAGCCTGGGTGGGGTCGAGTTGGTGCTCTCCCAACCGGGACAGGCCACCGCGACCGCAGCGATCCCCTCGAACAAGACCGCCGCCATTCCGTCCGCCCCAACGGTGGCGACGTCCGTGGCGAAGCTGGTCGGCGACGGCGTCGAGTATCCGCTGCACGAGGGTGTGAACACGTTCGGCCGCAAGTCCGAGAACGACGTCGCCATCACCGATCCGTACGTGTCGGGCCGGCACGGCACGATCGAGATCGCCGAGGACGGCCTGTTCGTGACGGACACCGGAAGCACCAACGGAACGATGCTCAACGACGCGAAGCTCACGGCGAACATGCGCACGGCCATCACCGAGGACGACGTGATCCGATTGGGAAGCCTCGAGTTCAAAGTGCGGAGGCAACCATAG
- a CDS encoding protein phosphatase 2C domain-containing protein: MIPRVTVACKTDLGRVRENNEDKFEYFLPEDEAALATRGLVFLVCDGMGGHAAGQIASELAAKTFIDVYLHHPSSDPSVAMAAGVNAANRFVGDVGRTVPSRKGMGTTLSGLVLLQDAAYTVQVGDSRIYRVRGGEGAMLTHDHTWVDEAIRTGMITEAEAETHPYRHVLTRAIGTEGETVPDIERWELREGDRFLLCSDGLTNHVNDAQIAQTLAAYSPSEAVWRLVAAALAGGGSDNCTALAVRVDHLEARE, encoded by the coding sequence GTGATTCCCCGGGTGACCGTCGCCTGCAAGACCGATCTCGGGCGCGTGCGGGAGAACAACGAGGACAAGTTCGAGTATTTCCTGCCGGAGGACGAGGCGGCGCTGGCCACCCGCGGGCTCGTGTTCCTCGTGTGCGACGGCATGGGCGGCCATGCCGCGGGGCAGATCGCCAGCGAACTTGCCGCCAAGACCTTCATCGACGTGTATCTCCACCACCCCTCCTCCGACCCTTCGGTCGCGATGGCTGCCGGGGTGAACGCCGCCAACCGGTTTGTTGGGGATGTCGGGCGCACCGTGCCCTCCCGAAAGGGCATGGGCACCACGCTGAGCGGGCTGGTGCTCCTGCAAGACGCGGCCTACACCGTCCAGGTCGGCGACTCGCGCATCTACCGCGTGCGGGGCGGCGAGGGGGCGATGCTCACACACGACCACACGTGGGTGGACGAGGCGATCCGGACCGGCATGATCACCGAGGCCGAAGCCGAGACGCACCCCTACCGACACGTGCTCACGCGCGCGATCGGCACCGAAGGCGAGACGGTCCCCGACATCGAGCGCTGGGAGTTGCGGGAGGGCGACCGGTTCCTGCTCTGCTCGGACGGCCTGACCAACCACGTGAACGATGCGCAGATCGCCCAGACGCTCGCCGCCTATTCGCCGTCCGAGGCCGTCTGGCGCCTGGTCGCCGCCGCCCTCGCCGGCGGAGGAAGCGACAACTGCACGGCCCTGGCCGTGCGCGTGGACCATCTGGAAGCGCGCGAGTAG